GGAGGCTACGCAGAAGCGAGGGGGGAAACGTAAGCGTATTTATCAGGCCACCCCCTATGCTCATCGGGTGCTTCATGAAATGAAAGATATCCGATCAAGCCTGTGGCAAGCCATGCCTGACTTGGGTTTAAGTAGTACCTGATGAGCGGAACGAATAACTATATCATTCCGCCCAAATGGCCACTAAAGTTCCTTCGGTTTTTACTCAAAGAGGAATACCTCGAAGAGATCGAGGGAGATATGGAGGAGCGGTTTCGGGATAATCTGGAGCTGTTTTCGGCTAACAAAGCCAGGCGACTGTATGCCTGGGATACATTAAAATTATTGCGCCCTACGCTCATGAGAGGGCTGAGAGGATATTACCGAGTAAATCATACCGCTATGTTAAAAAGTTATTTCACTGTCGCTTGGCGTAATCTACTGAAACAGAAAGCTTATAGTACTCTCAATATTATGGGACTTTGCTTAGGCATCGCCTGTGTACTGTTAATTGCGATTCACCTTAACGATGAACTTAGTTACGAGAGTAGCTTTCCTAAGCATGAGTGTATCTACCGGGTAAGTTTTGAGGGGTGGGCAAAGAGTGCTCCTCCAATGGCAGAAATACTAGCAGAATTCTATCCTGAAATTCAGCAGACGGCCCGTTTTTACTATATGTATCCCAGAATTTTGCGTTACAAAGAATTTCAATCGGAAGAGGATCACGGCTACATGGCCGATTCTACTGCCTTTTCCGTGTTTGACTTTAAACTTGTCCAGGGCGACCCTCAGCAAATTTTTAGGACTCCTCACAGTATGGTGGTCACCGAAAGTATGGCGAGAAAATACTTTGGAGATGAAAATCCATTGGGGAAGGTTCTAATGAACAATAGTACAGAATTTCAAGTCACCGGGGTGGTGGAAGACTTGCCCAGCAACACCCATCTGAGAATCAATTTTCTGGTTTCTATGGCTACCTTTTATAAGGACATACCGGAGAATATGACGGATAGTCGAGGATGGATGGCTACGTATACTTATGCTTTATTTAATGAACAGAAAGACGTAAAAAAAGCTAGGGAAAGGTTACCAGAGCTTCTACTAGATTACTATAAAGAATGGGGCACTCCCGAAGAGATACTAGCTAAGATGAACTGGACTTTTATGCCCCTGGATGATATTCACTTGCATTCCAGCCTGATACAAGAAATGGGGCCTAACAGCGATATTATCTATATCTACGTTTTTGCGGCTATCGGGCTTTTTATTCTACTAATCGCCTCTATCAACTTTATCAACATCTTTACTACCCAGTCCTTAAAACGCATGAAGGAAGTGGGTATTCGGCGGGCCATTGGGGCAAAGAAGAACCAACTGTTAGGGCAGTTTTTGGGGGAGGCGTTCATGGTCACTCTGATGGCTTCTACCTTAGCAATTCTTCTGTTTACCCTTGTTCTTCCCTTCTATAACCAACTGGCTGGTAAACAAATCGTAGCGAGTCAGGCATTCAGCGTTGACAACTTACTGATCATCGTGGGAATCATACTGACGGTAGGGCTACTCTCTGGGTTGTATCCTGCCTTTTTTGTATCAGGGTTTTCACCCTTAAAAGCCCTAGCCGGAGCCAAGAAGCCCCGTTCTTCGGCTGGGATTATGCGAAAAGGCTTGCTAGTATTTCAGTTTGTGGTAGCGGTTTTTATGGTGGTGAGCACCCTCGTAGTCTACCAGCAGATGCAGTACTTCCACGATAAAAAGCTAGGTTTTGATAAAGATCAGGTAGTAGCCGTAAATCTCTTTGGAGATTTAAAACAAAAGTTTGCTGAGAACGGGGCGGCTTTGAAAGCCGAACTAATACAGTCGCTCAATATCAGCCATATTGGTACGGCTTCTAATCTGCCCGGGGATGGATTGAGTGTTGAATCGGTAGTGCCCGATGGAGTACCGGAAGATAATGAATTACCTACCGTGAAGGTACTTCGGGTAGATGAAAATTACTTATCTACTCTACAAATTGAGTTGAAAGAAGGGCGAAATTTTTCCCGACAGTTTAATGACTCGGCGGCCTTTATTATCAACGAAACAGCCGCTAAACTATTAAATATTGATGATCCGGTGGGTAGCTACGTCACCAATCAAACCCGAAATCTGCATGGCCCCATCGTAGGGGTAATAAAGGATTATCATTTTTCTTCTTTGCACAATCCTATGGAGCCACTGGTGCTGGAGTACAACCCTAATTGGAATAACTTCTTGTTGGTGAAGCTACAGGGTGGAAAAATACCGGAGACCATAAGTGGCTTGGAAGCGAATATCCAGAAAATAGTACCGAACTACCTGTTTAACTACCAATTTCTAGACGACAGGATTAATCTACTGTATCAGGACGAAGCAAAAATGAGTACGTTATTTAAGTTTTTTGCCCTTTTTGCCATTATGATCGCCTGTTTGGGGCTGTTCGGTCTGTCAGCCCACGCTTCTGAGATTCGAACCAAGGAGGTAGCCATTCGTAAAGCCATTGGGGCGACCATTACGCAGGTAGTTCAGCTACTTTCTAGGGAATTTATAGTGCTAGTGATGATCGGCAATCTTGTTGCCTGGCCGTTGGCTTGGTGGGCGATGAACCAGTGGCTGGATAATTTTACGTACCATGTTGCTATTCATTGGGGAGTGTTTGCAGTAGCTAGTGGTTTGTCCTTATTAGTAGCCTTACTCACAGTAAGTTATCACGCCATTAAGACTGCCCTTGCTAACCCTGTAGACTCATTACGAAATGAGTAACAAAGCTTCGCCACCGAAACTCCTACTTCGTTTCTTCCGCTGGTTCTGCCGGCCGGAATACCTGGAAGAGATCGAGGGGGATATGGAGGAACGGTTCCGAGACAATCTTGAAAGGCACAGCATAAGAAAAGCCAGGCGACTGTATGCGTGGGATACATTAAAATTATTGCGCCCTACGCTAATGAAGGGACTGAAGATATATTATAGATCAAATCATACAGCTATGTTTCGTAATTACTTATCTATTGGCTTTCGCATTCTTGTCAAAGGCAAAGTATACTCCGTCCTCACCATTTTCAGCTTAGCAATAGGACTCGCTTAGCAGTGGTTCCCCACCGGGACGAGCGCAGCAAACCAATATCTGCCTACTCTCCAGATGTGCCCACCGGGAGTCGAACCGAGCATCGGCCGCCCGGAATACTCAGGGTTTAAGCCTGAGGCGTATGCCAGTTCCGCCATGAGCACGCTAGTACGGAAGGAAGGACTTGAACCCTCAATATTTCTCATTTTGAATGAGACGGCTTTGCCCGTTTGCCCACTTCCGTTTGTACCCTGTGAGGGATTCGAACCGCGTCACGGTGACCCCCAAGATCCTGATCCTAAATCAGACGTGTATGCCAGTTCCACCAACAGGGCATTTTGGGCATAAAAAAAGCCTCTCGACAATCTCGAGAGGCTTCTGTATATACCTTTAGTTAATATCTACTACTTCTGATCAGGTAATACCATGCCTCTCGTTATTCAGCGAATAACTGCTTAGGGAGAGACATAATATGGTCACCATTTTGATCATCAATGCAAATATTGATTAATATTTAATGTTATCAAAATGCAATCATTGTAATTAAGTAAACTTACCTTAACCAGACCTATTAAGCATTTGCTTACTTGAGTTATTTAGTTCGCTAATTCTAGCTCGATAATTTTACGCCGAGTACCACTAACAGAGATGGTATCATTACCTTGTGCATACTGGTTTTTTGCTTCAACATAGTATAATCCAGGCGAGGCAGCCCTTAGCTCGGTAACATTACGACGACTATCATTCAAATCAAACTCATCAGAAGTAACCAGCTTGTCATCCTGAAATACCTTGAGTTTATAGTTATCAGGAACCCCTCCGTTTTCCGTTACGTGGATTTCCAACCAAGTAAATCCGGATTCGGTATCCGGTTCACAAGAAGGGGAAAAAATACTTACGGAAAATAACAGAAATAGTAATCGGCAATTCATACCTATTCATAATCGATATTCATACCAGTAAAGATTTAATCAAATCAAAAAGAAGTCAGATACTTACTTTCTAAATGAAAAACTGTTGAGTGAATACCCCGTGGGTACCCTACCCGAGAAGGGATTTTAAAGTTGAAAAGTGCCAGCAAAATTAGCCGAAAGAATCAGTTCAAAAAATCAACAAAAGTAATAAATACTCATTTGTTACCTGTTGATTTGCTTGTCTGCTGAATGAGCGGTGAATAGTGACCTAAACTTGTTGCGTTTCTGAAAAGTCTCAGCCAGTCAGTGGGAATTACATGCTGAGTTGGCGTGAGGTAGAGCACTTGGCTCATGCTGCAATGAGTCAAGCAACCTTCCTGTTACCAGTGAAAGCCCAACAACTTATACTAAGAAATAGCGATAGAACCCAAGGTACTAGGCTAAGACCAGTCAACACAGACCCTAGCCTATTCCTTAAAGAGATTATGAAGGCTTAATGCCTTGCCACTGTGCTAGTAGTTTATCTCTTCCCGCACGGGGATATTTTTGGTAATACGTATTCCGATTAGTCAGGCAGAAAACCGGACGCTTATGCTGATCAGCATAGTTACGCCAAAACGAAAACTGTTCTGTAGGTATTTGGTCAAAAACAAACTGTTCACGCTTACTGAGATTTCCTTTCCGGGAGTACTCAATAATCACCATTCGGCTGTTCAGGGGTACATGGGCGGTGTGCACCTTTCCCTGCACAGTATACTCTACTGAGGAGGTGCAAACCTTACCTTTTTGCCAGTAGCTGCCCCGGACGATAGTGCGGACTTGAAAGCCCACCCGGTCGGTTTGCCAGCCTGTATCGAAGATACCGTACTGCAAGGTATAGTTGAGGAAACGACTGTAGTAAGCCGTTCCACTGACCCTTTGCAGACTACTCGTCCTACTTACCGAAGGTAAAGACGCCTGAAACTGGTAATCCAGGATCGCCCGGCCTTGCACCTTCGGCAGATTCCGGGCTAAAAGTGAGGACGACGTTTCTAGTAGTAGCGTATCCAGTTGTGGGGGCAATGCCTGCGGGGAGAGATCAGCAGATAGCTGCTGTTCCAAATTGGAAACGATCTTGCCTTCCTGCCAGATAACCTTCCCTGTGGTGAGGGTTTCGTTCGGAGTTATCTCATCGGAATAGCAGGCGGTCAAAAACGAAGAAGCTACGAAAGTGAATAGAAAATAAGAAAGCGTTTTCATATTGGGGGTAAGATTAGTGTGAGAAATGATAGTATCAATAAAGGGGCTGCTAGGATGCTTAAGCGATCTAAAGTTCCACTTCGGCTTGCCGGGAAGGAGCGGGTACGGAGGGCTGGACCATCAGTTCAGCGTAGCGTTCTTGCTGCTCAACAGAAAGGTTGGTTAAGGGGGAAGCCGTCTTTTCTGGTCCTACTTCCTCACCTCGTATTTCTTGCCCAGGGCTAACCAAGCTACGCTGCACTACCTCTTGATAATCCTGGTCAATACTAGTAATCTTCGCTCGGACCTGGGTATACTGCTGAAGCTGCTGCTCAGCCCGGTCAGCACGTAGGGCAACGTGCTGTCCTTTCTGCTGGTTAGGCATCCTAAACTCGCCTTGTTCGGCTTCGGCCAGTATTTCTGCCCGACCGTGAGGTGAAAGCGACTTAGCGTTCGCCACATACTCCTCGTTTTCCTCCTGCTGAATAGCTTTGGCCTGCTCGTAATCCGACCGCATGACCTCAATACCGTGCCGGGTATACTTTTCCAAACGTTCCAGATTATAGGCCGTAGGTAGAGCGCGGTATGAGTCCAGTTGCTGGTTGAGGTTCGTGCGAAGTTTGGTATCATCCTCCCGCTGATCACTGTAGCGGCTTTTTTCTTCCAAATACCGTGATACTTCTTCCGAAGCCTGTTCTAAGGGTTTACTATTCGTTTCTAAGTACTGCCGGGCGGGAAAGGACAGTTCCTCTAAGGCTTTAGGCTTAGGTTCAGGCTGTAAGGCCTGCTCCAACCGCTGCTGTACTTCCACCGTTCGTTCCAAAGCAGGGTTCTTGCCCAACCGCTCTTCGGTAAGTTGATTGAGTTCTTTAAGTGTTGTGCTCGCAATCCGGCTATGCGCCAGCACTTCTTTACTGCTTGGGTCAAAGCGGTGTAGCACTTGCTCGTACTGCTGGGCTACCTCATCGTAACCATAGCCCCGCAAGGCATCGGCGGCAGTCCGGCCCGCTTGGCGTAAATTCTCTTGTTCATCAAGTTTTTCTTGTTCCATGAAAATTATTGAGTTTTGGGGATTAAGAAATAGGTTTTAGACTGTCCAGATTAATCAATCTCACGCACTCCCTTTTGCGTTCGTAAGTTCTCTACCTGTCGCCGAATGAGTTCTCTGACTGTGTGAGCATCCGTAATGCCCCGTAGCACGAGCGTTGGATGGGTCTGATCCGATGTAATGAGCACCAAGTCAGAGAGCCCGAACCATCGGTAAAAGAAAGGGGATACAATCGTATAGTCTTTAATCCGGTAGAGTTCTACTTCATCCGAAATGCGGTGTAGTACTCCTTGCTGGCAGATCAATCGTTCGGTGGTCAATGTGTAGCGGGTTGCTCGAGCCTGTAGGTACCGCCATAGAGCGAAAGGTATGGGTAGTAGCAATACACAGGACAGATAAAGTCCTAAATACATGAGCGGGGAAGGACGGTCTTGCCAAAGGATATTGGTTTGCATAACGATCATCATTTAGTAGTCTAGTACTCGGGTACGGGCAATCGTTCTTCGCTCTAGTCGTTTCTGTTGCTGATCGGCTTGCCGTCGCATTGACTTGACCGAAGCAACATCCTGAAGTAAGGCATCCGAGCGCTCTAGTAGTTGTCCGGCGAGTAGTAAATAGTCTTCCGAGAAAACTTGTAGCCGGATACGCTCGGCTTCGGTCATGGAGAATCCCGGCGTGGCGACGCCCGGCCTGGATAAGTGCTGGGATTGCTTTAGTACTTCGTTCATTTCAGTGGCTTTGAGGATCAAGTCTTCAGACAGGTATTGAAAAGCCACCGCTGCGTAGGCTTTTCGCTCGGCTACTACTTGATGAAGACCATCGGATAGCGATTGGCTCGTTTGCTTAGCTTGCTTTAGGGAAGTCAAATCGTTAGGCATGGCATCCGCCCTTCCGGCCATAAATAGGTCACGGTACAGTTCATTAGGATGCCAGTTAAACCCAAGGGGCTCTACGACGATATCGATTTCTATCTGGGGTTGCATGGGTCCCTTCACTAGTTCAGTCGCTAGGAAGACGAATTTAGATAAGTCCGCCCAGTGTAGGTCCCGGATGCTTTGTGCCTGTTGGAGTTCATCCAGTACCTGCTGCTGCAAGGTTTTGATCGCTTCGTAGCGGGTATCAATATTTTCCGTAAAGTCCCGGATCTTCCCTTGCTGCTGACCTTTCAATAGATTAACGGCTAGGTTTTCGCCGCTTTTCGCGATGGCTTTTTTGTCAATGATCAGCTGAGCGTAAACCCAATGGGAAAAGAGTAAGAGTATTCCGGTGCTTATGAATAGACGTATACGCATGATCGTATTATTATTAGATTTAGAATAAAGGAGTGCCGCGCAAAACCCTTCGCTTTTGAGCTTGTCGGAAGCTATTTAGCACCTGCCGTTTGGAAAAAGGGTAATCACCTGTCTGCTGGATAAGCGCGTCTGCCTTTTCTTGGAGTTGCTGACTGCTAATAAGGTAGTCCTGCATCCGCCCTAGTACTTCCAGCCGTTCACTTTCGGTCATGGAAAAAGAAGCATCCGTGTTTAGCAGTTTTCGCAGTTCATCCGATTTAGCTATCTTTCCATTAGCGAATTGCTGGTAGGCCTGGGCGAGCTGTAGTTTACGCCGGGCACTCATTTCCTGAAGGGCTATGGCGTTCAACTGCCTTAAATGTTGATCTCTCTGAAACGAGGCTAACTGGGTAAAAAGAAGGCTTTCATCGTAGGGCACCAATTGCTGGGAAAGGGCTTCACTTTTTTCCAACGGAAGGCTTTGTTCAGCATAGGTCCGGTGCAGGTTGCTGGCAAACGAATATTTGCCCAGATGACCCGCAGTACCTACAGTCCATGTTAGCGCTTCCCGGGCTGCTTCTGTATCCGCTACCGCTAGGGAAGCCGTGCTATGGGTTTGCCTAAGAAATTCCCGATAGCGGTACTGAAGCTCCCCAGTCGCTTCCACATCATCTCGAGTGTTTTTACTCATGCGCCGCAGCAGCAAAAGATAGCCTAGTTGTCTGGTATTGCGCTTAGCGTTTTCCCCCAGGCTATCTTTGAGGGCCCGGTCTTCTACTTTGATCACTTTCTGGGCATAGCATACCCGGGTAAAAGCGACAGTCAGGCTACTGGCGAGTAGTATGGTTAAGGCTATTCTGTAGGACTTCATCGTACTCGTGATTAATAGTCAAATAGCGGGGTAGTGGCTACTACCTGCCGTTCCAGTTGCTGCCCGTACTGTTTGAGGGGCCCGGCTTTACTTTCCTCAGCTCCATCCACTACATCCAGTACCAGTTGATCCGACTGAAGCTTTAGGTCTATACTCTGCAAGATGTAGTCGTGGGCCTGTTTGATCGATGAGAGCCGCTCACCTTCGGTCATAGAAAAGCGTTCATTCACGAGTAAGGCCTGGCTCAACTCTTGGGCTTTTTCCAGTAGGTCACCCGCTACTTCGTTGTAGGATAGGGCGACCTGCAACTTCTTTTTGTAGGCCATCTCATCAAAAGCCGCCCGGTTGACCGACAGTTCTTCCAGTTGCTGCTGTAAAGCCATTACGCTGGCGGGAAGCGGACGATCCGCGCCAAAGCCGTCCAGTTCTTGGTACAAACCTAACGCCCCGTCGATCCCTTCTAGCGTTGTGTAGGCTTGCTTGAGGGTTCCGATATTCTCGTAGGCGGGTACATAAGCATCCATGTGGGTCTCTAGGGATAAAGCATGCGCCTGGCTCTGGACTAGATCAGCCCAGTGAAGATTTCGTACACTTTGGGCTTGCTTGAGAAAGTCCTGGTAACCTTCTTGCAACTGGTAGATATCCTTGACCTTTTGTTCAATTTGGTAGGAGACCTCGAGCTGTTCTTCTTGTTTTTCTAGCTGGTCATCCAGGGTAGCCCCATTGGCCACGGTCATCGCAATATGGGCAATATCGATGACTGGAATGCCTTGAGCAAAGGTGTAGCTGGTACCAGTGGTCAATAACTGAAACAGTAGGAGTGAGTAAGAAAGAATAGGTTTCATAGAAGTTACTTTTGGATGGAGGAAATATACAGGGGGTAGCCATCGGGCAGAAATACCGACTGCTTGCGGCGACGGCTTTGCATCAATAGGTCTCGGGCGACCTCAGAAGCGATTTGAGTGGGTAGGCGGTACGTATTCCGTTGGGCTTGCCGAACGGCGGTTTCTTTGGTGGCCTGCTGCATACGATCTTCTGATTCGTTCAGTAGGATGCCCTCATGGTAGGTATGATCGTAGACCTGGTACTGAATCGCCTGGGAACCAAGCCGAGAAACAGTTATTTGAAGGCGATCTTGCCCCAGGCGAGCCATGCCATAGACGAGTGTTCCAGCCGATACCGTCTGACCCTTTAGAGTGGCATCCTCGCTAAGCCGTAGAACGATCCG
This region of Tunicatimonas pelagia genomic DNA includes:
- a CDS encoding ABC transporter permease encodes the protein MSGTNNYIIPPKWPLKFLRFLLKEEYLEEIEGDMEERFRDNLELFSANKARRLYAWDTLKLLRPTLMRGLRGYYRVNHTAMLKSYFTVAWRNLLKQKAYSTLNIMGLCLGIACVLLIAIHLNDELSYESSFPKHECIYRVSFEGWAKSAPPMAEILAEFYPEIQQTARFYYMYPRILRYKEFQSEEDHGYMADSTAFSVFDFKLVQGDPQQIFRTPHSMVVTESMARKYFGDENPLGKVLMNNSTEFQVTGVVEDLPSNTHLRINFLVSMATFYKDIPENMTDSRGWMATYTYALFNEQKDVKKARERLPELLLDYYKEWGTPEEILAKMNWTFMPLDDIHLHSSLIQEMGPNSDIIYIYVFAAIGLFILLIASINFINIFTTQSLKRMKEVGIRRAIGAKKNQLLGQFLGEAFMVTLMASTLAILLFTLVLPFYNQLAGKQIVASQAFSVDNLLIIVGIILTVGLLSGLYPAFFVSGFSPLKALAGAKKPRSSAGIMRKGLLVFQFVVAVFMVVSTLVVYQQMQYFHDKKLGFDKDQVVAVNLFGDLKQKFAENGAALKAELIQSLNISHIGTASNLPGDGLSVESVVPDGVPEDNELPTVKVLRVDENYLSTLQIELKEGRNFSRQFNDSAAFIINETAAKLLNIDDPVGSYVTNQTRNLHGPIVGVIKDYHFSSLHNPMEPLVLEYNPNWNNFLLVKLQGGKIPETISGLEANIQKIVPNYLFNYQFLDDRINLLYQDEAKMSTLFKFFALFAIMIACLGLFGLSAHASEIRTKEVAIRKAIGATITQVVQLLSREFIVLVMIGNLVAWPLAWWAMNQWLDNFTYHVAIHWGVFAVASGLSLLVALLTVSYHAIKTALANPVDSLRNE
- a CDS encoding permease prefix domain 2-containing transporter, with protein sequence MSNKASPPKLLLRFFRWFCRPEYLEEIEGDMEERFRDNLERHSIRKARRLYAWDTLKLLRPTLMKGLKIYYRSNHTAMFRNYLSIGFRILVKGKVYSVLTIFSLAIGLA
- a CDS encoding PH domain-containing protein; this encodes MQTNILWQDRPSPLMYLGLYLSCVLLLPIPFALWRYLQARATRYTLTTERLICQQGVLHRISDEVELYRIKDYTIVSPFFYRWFGLSDLVLITSDQTHPTLVLRGITDAHTVRELIRRQVENLRTQKGVREID